In one Marispirochaeta aestuarii genomic region, the following are encoded:
- the secA gene encoding preprotein translocase subunit SecA: MIQKILNAFFGSQHERDLKQLLPVLHRINALESWAMGLENSQFAGQTETFKNRLKQGESLEDILPEAFALAREAARRVLGERHYDVQLLGGIVLHHGKIMEMKTGEGKTLSSVTAAYLNSLTGKGVHIITVNDYLAERDAAWMRPVYQLLGVSVGSILSNMDTEARKEAYGKDITYGTNNEFGFDYLRDNMAWDIASKVQRNHHFCIIDEIDSILIDEARTPLIISGQAEDDTRMFTEVNRLVGRLQECDKDPETGDYPEEPEGDYKIDEKSKRVTFTDQGMNNIEKLLLQGKLISGSLFTEDNFEYIHYFTQALKAHRLFKLDRDYVVQEGQVQIVDEFTGRILHGRRYSDGLHQAIEAKEGIRIARRNKTLATITFQNFFRMYDKISGMTGTADTEAKEFGKIYSLDVVVIPTNRPVVRKDENDAIYFNEDFKFNAICDEIQRVNEIGQPILVGTVSIEKSERLSSMLTKRGIRHEVLNAKNHHREAMIVAEAGAKGSVTIATNMAGRGTDIKLGGNPEFRTRKEVGTEASGEEYEKAYKRIYAKTRLDYEEVKSLGGLYILGTERHESRRIDNQLRGRSGRQGDPGVSRFFLSLDDDLMRLFANDNMKNIMGKLGMSSGEPLFHPWLNKTIERAQTRVEDRNFEIRKHLLEYDDVLNEQRTFIYNQRDEILKDDSLYKRILGAAEEIIDDLLANYASDRSETGITELLEGLQERFFYSPDLERDRLLEMPVQDLRDFFLSSFEADIREKEDKVGKVNFNSFIRFEYLRLIDSKWQDHLENLESLREAVYLRAYGQKNPLLEYKLEGFQIFDTLIQEIREGLAKKVISVRIERADSPRRVPSASAVTESHRQLGQFAAGSRPAQPKGDMGTGTVTVKRSVPKVGRNDPCPCGSGKKYKHCHGS, from the coding sequence ATGATACAGAAAATACTGAATGCCTTTTTCGGCTCACAGCATGAACGGGATCTGAAACAGCTGCTGCCTGTTTTACATAGAATCAACGCCCTCGAATCCTGGGCCATGGGACTGGAAAACAGTCAGTTTGCCGGTCAGACGGAGACGTTCAAAAACAGACTGAAACAGGGAGAAAGTCTGGAAGACATTCTTCCCGAGGCCTTCGCCCTGGCCAGAGAAGCCGCCCGACGCGTCCTGGGGGAACGCCACTACGACGTCCAGCTCCTGGGGGGAATAGTCCTTCATCACGGTAAAATCATGGAAATGAAGACCGGAGAGGGAAAAACTCTGTCCTCCGTAACCGCCGCCTATCTGAACTCCCTCACCGGAAAGGGTGTGCATATAATCACCGTCAACGATTATCTGGCTGAGCGGGATGCCGCCTGGATGCGTCCTGTCTACCAACTTCTCGGTGTCTCCGTCGGCTCGATCCTCTCAAACATGGATACCGAGGCCCGCAAGGAAGCCTATGGCAAGGATATAACCTATGGGACCAACAACGAGTTCGGTTTCGACTACCTGCGGGACAACATGGCCTGGGACATTGCGTCAAAGGTCCAGCGGAACCATCACTTCTGCATAATCGACGAAATAGACTCCATACTCATAGACGAGGCCAGAACCCCGCTGATCATCTCAGGTCAGGCGGAGGACGATACCCGCATGTTCACCGAGGTAAACCGCCTGGTCGGCCGCCTTCAGGAGTGTGATAAGGATCCTGAGACCGGAGATTATCCGGAAGAACCCGAAGGAGATTACAAGATCGATGAGAAATCCAAGCGGGTAACCTTTACCGACCAGGGAATGAACAACATCGAGAAGCTTCTGCTTCAGGGCAAGCTTATATCCGGCAGCCTTTTTACCGAGGACAACTTCGAGTATATCCACTACTTTACCCAGGCCCTGAAAGCTCACCGCCTCTTCAAGCTGGACCGTGACTATGTCGTACAGGAAGGTCAGGTCCAGATCGTCGATGAGTTTACCGGACGCATTCTCCACGGGCGCAGATATTCCGACGGACTTCACCAGGCCATCGAAGCCAAGGAAGGCATCCGCATAGCCCGGCGCAACAAGACCCTGGCTACCATAACCTTTCAGAACTTTTTCCGCATGTACGACAAGATTTCCGGTATGACCGGTACGGCGGATACCGAGGCTAAGGAGTTCGGCAAGATCTACAGTCTCGATGTTGTGGTGATTCCCACCAACCGTCCGGTTGTCAGAAAAGATGAAAACGACGCCATCTACTTTAACGAAGATTTCAAGTTCAATGCCATCTGCGACGAGATCCAGCGTGTAAACGAGATAGGTCAGCCGATTCTCGTGGGAACAGTATCCATCGAAAAGTCTGAACGCCTCTCGTCAATGCTGACAAAGCGGGGCATACGCCACGAGGTACTCAACGCGAAGAACCACCACCGGGAGGCAATGATCGTTGCGGAGGCCGGCGCCAAAGGGTCGGTAACGATAGCAACGAACATGGCCGGCCGGGGTACGGACATAAAACTCGGGGGAAACCCGGAGTTCCGGACCCGCAAGGAGGTGGGGACGGAGGCGAGCGGCGAAGAATACGAGAAGGCGTATAAAAGGATTTATGCCAAAACCCGCCTGGATTATGAAGAGGTAAAATCCCTTGGCGGACTCTATATACTCGGTACCGAACGCCACGAATCCCGCCGGATCGACAACCAGCTGCGGGGGCGTTCCGGGCGCCAGGGCGACCCCGGGGTCAGCCGGTTTTTCCTCTCCCTGGACGACGATCTCATGCGCCTCTTTGCAAACGACAACATGAAGAACATCATGGGAAAGCTCGGCATGTCTTCCGGAGAGCCACTGTTCCATCCGTGGCTCAATAAAACAATAGAACGGGCCCAGACCCGGGTGGAGGACCGGAACTTTGAAATCCGGAAGCACCTCCTTGAATATGACGACGTTCTCAATGAGCAGCGTACCTTCATCTACAATCAGCGGGACGAAATCCTGAAGGATGATTCCCTCTACAAGAGAATCCTGGGGGCTGCGGAAGAGATTATCGATGATCTGCTGGCAAATTATGCCTCGGATCGCAGCGAGACGGGCATAACGGAACTCCTGGAAGGTCTGCAGGAACGTTTTTTCTACTCCCCCGATCTGGAACGGGACCGGCTTCTGGAGATGCCCGTCCAGGACCTCAGGGATTTCTTCCTCTCCAGCTTCGAGGCGGATATCCGGGAAAAGGAAGACAAAGTAGGAAAAGTGAATTTCAACTCCTTTATCCGCTTTGAATATCTCCGGCTTATCGATTCAAAATGGCAGGACCATCTGGAGAACCTCGAATCCCTCAGGGAAGCTGTTTATCTGAGGGCCTATGGTCAGAAGAATCCTCTTCTGGAATACAAACTTGAAGGCTTTCAGATTTTCGATACCCTGATCCAGGAGATTCGTGAGGGGCTGGCGAAAAAGGTGATTTCCGTGCGTATTGAACGGGCTGACTCACCCCGACGGGTTCCGTCGGCATCGGCGGTTACAGAGAGCCACCGGCAGCTTGGGCAGTTTGCAGCGGGTTCCCGTCCGGCACAGCCGAAGGGCGACATGGGTACGGGAACTGTAACGGTGAAACGCTCAGTACCCAAGGTGGGGAGAAATGATCCCTGTCCCTGCGGCAGCGGGAAAAAGTATAAACACTGCCACGGGAGCTGA
- a CDS encoding M23 family metallopeptidase codes for MIELIQQQTIRKRRKPSHSGFLEGLELRNRLSLGIEKIRETPEKIAWLSLFLGVSLAVTAMLYSLVPSLNTKDVELLHLPADDQLYASMVSYLEGSQASEEELVSDLPPLASYLGGIKENVHTVTRGDTLSEIALRYDVKIGTLISYNGIEDVRRIVPGTRLKIPSYDGVRYVVRPGDNLSNIAATKSISVNQILDANNLESALIKPGDVLFLPGAAISDYEYKKATGTLIIYPTKGRLTSPYGYRSDPFTGLRRFHYGIDIANATGTVIISAMDGVVLSVENRPAGYGRYVVIKHERGYQTLYGHMNTVAVREGQRVRQGQSLGTMGNTGRSTGSHLHFALYKNNRPVDPLSVLH; via the coding sequence ATGATTGAACTGATACAACAGCAGACTATACGTAAACGCAGAAAACCGTCTCACTCAGGATTCCTTGAAGGCCTTGAACTGAGGAACCGGCTTTCTCTGGGAATAGAGAAGATCCGGGAAACCCCTGAAAAGATCGCCTGGCTTTCACTGTTTCTCGGTGTGAGTCTGGCTGTAACGGCTATGCTCTATTCCCTTGTCCCTTCCCTGAATACGAAAGACGTAGAGCTCCTTCATCTTCCTGCGGATGATCAGTTGTATGCCAGTATGGTTTCGTACCTCGAGGGGAGCCAGGCCTCGGAAGAGGAACTGGTTTCCGACCTTCCCCCCCTGGCAAGCTATCTTGGAGGAATCAAGGAAAATGTTCATACCGTGACACGGGGTGATACTCTTTCAGAGATCGCTCTCAGGTATGACGTAAAGATCGGTACCCTCATAAGCTATAATGGAATAGAAGACGTTCGCCGGATTGTTCCGGGAACCCGTCTGAAAATACCTTCCTACGACGGCGTCCGCTATGTAGTGCGCCCCGGGGACAATCTCTCAAATATCGCCGCCACGAAAAGTATCAGCGTAAATCAGATTCTCGACGCAAACAATCTGGAAAGCGCCCTTATCAAGCCCGGGGACGTGCTTTTCCTTCCCGGTGCGGCTATCAGTGATTATGAGTACAAGAAAGCCACGGGAACCCTGATTATCTACCCGACAAAAGGACGACTCACCTCGCCCTATGGGTATCGTTCGGACCCCTTTACCGGACTGCGGCGTTTCCATTATGGTATTGATATAGCGAATGCAACGGGAACAGTAATTATCTCCGCCATGGACGGAGTGGTGCTGAGTGTGGAGAACCGTCCGGCAGGTTACGGAAGGTACGTGGTTATTAAGCACGAGAGGGGATACCAGACACTCTACGGGCACATGAACACCGTTGCAGTACGGGAAGGTCAGAGGGTTCGCCAGGGCCAGAGCCTTGGTACCATGGGAAATACCGGAAGAAGTACCGGTTCCCATCTGCATTTTGCACTGTACAAGAATAACCGACCTGTGGATCCACTGTCCGTTCTGCATTGA
- a CDS encoding penicillin-binding protein → MIEKQRLTRFIIFAILTAMVIVFVVWRYTAIMLFSSSDGAAQHRTQGIVERGPILDRDGRILAIQTQLDTVTAWMPSVSDPEKTYNSLVRVLDLDKEELQSKFETRSGFFYVKRKISRSESRSMQELLSTEDLKGISLIPEYGRAYPEKKLASHVVGYAGTDNVGLLGIEYTYDKILYPPPEPGRTRYGNQLFLTIDVNLQHILEELATESFEENKPESITLIAAEAKTGEILAYVSIPGFDPNTFSDFSPQERVNVPATTAYEPGSVFKVFSIASFLELGGIAPETTFFCGGSYDNVEPHINCLGYHGLVNAEEILKKSCNAGAGYASETVTEEDFYSLLTAFGFGTETGIPFPGETNGIFRNPQNWSERTKPTIAMGQEISVSALQIIQAASTFANDGVMLRPMLVKKIVSPEGKTLQEFQREPVRQVVSSHVAREILMMMESVTQSDGTAHRAAVEGMRISAKTGTAQLIDPSTGKYSEEDYVASCLALFPSDDPRIILYAAIHKPKGPSTFGGRIAAPLVGKAAEEVIRHLGIPREGDRQIDHPGRVQINVPSPLRITDTLPDLTGRPKRDLLPLYKIPGAVIEIRGEGWVSGQSPAPGTPIREGMHIVVELE, encoded by the coding sequence ATGATAGAAAAGCAGCGTCTGACCAGATTCATCATCTTCGCAATCCTTACGGCAATGGTTATCGTTTTCGTTGTCTGGCGATACACCGCAATAATGCTCTTTTCCTCCTCCGATGGGGCTGCACAGCACCGGACCCAGGGAATAGTAGAGCGAGGCCCGATTCTCGACAGGGACGGACGCATACTTGCCATTCAGACTCAGCTGGATACGGTGACCGCCTGGATGCCCAGCGTCAGCGATCCGGAAAAAACCTACAATTCCCTTGTCCGGGTTCTCGACCTGGACAAAGAGGAATTGCAGAGCAAGTTTGAAACACGCAGCGGTTTTTTCTATGTTAAAAGAAAGATTTCCCGCAGCGAAAGCCGATCCATGCAGGAACTTTTATCCACCGAGGATCTCAAGGGAATATCCCTTATACCTGAATACGGAAGGGCGTACCCGGAAAAGAAACTGGCATCCCACGTAGTCGGATATGCCGGAACGGACAATGTCGGTCTGCTGGGGATCGAATATACCTACGACAAGATCCTGTATCCCCCCCCCGAGCCTGGAAGAACACGCTACGGAAACCAGCTGTTTTTAACCATCGATGTCAATCTTCAGCATATTCTGGAAGAACTTGCCACCGAGTCCTTTGAAGAGAACAAACCGGAATCAATCACCCTCATAGCCGCGGAAGCAAAGACCGGAGAGATACTGGCGTATGTATCGATTCCCGGCTTTGATCCCAATACCTTTTCCGACTTCTCGCCCCAGGAACGGGTAAATGTTCCCGCCACAACGGCCTATGAACCCGGTTCGGTTTTTAAAGTCTTTTCCATAGCATCATTTCTCGAACTGGGAGGAATAGCTCCTGAAACCACCTTTTTCTGCGGTGGAAGCTACGATAACGTCGAACCCCACATCAACTGTCTGGGTTACCACGGGCTGGTGAATGCCGAGGAGATACTGAAAAAATCCTGCAATGCCGGAGCGGGATACGCCTCCGAAACAGTAACGGAAGAGGATTTTTACAGCCTGCTTACGGCTTTCGGTTTTGGTACGGAAACAGGAATCCCCTTTCCTGGAGAAACAAACGGAATCTTCCGGAATCCCCAGAACTGGTCGGAGAGAACCAAACCCACCATAGCAATGGGCCAGGAGATTTCCGTCTCCGCTCTGCAGATTATCCAGGCCGCCAGCACCTTTGCCAATGACGGGGTAATGCTGCGTCCCATGCTGGTAAAAAAGATCGTCAGTCCGGAGGGAAAGACCCTGCAGGAGTTCCAGAGAGAACCGGTTCGACAGGTAGTATCGTCCCACGTGGCCAGGGAGATACTCATGATGATGGAGTCTGTAACCCAGTCCGACGGAACCGCCCATCGTGCGGCCGTAGAGGGTATGAGGATTTCTGCGAAAACCGGGACGGCCCAGCTCATCGATCCCAGTACGGGAAAATATTCCGAGGAAGACTATGTAGCCAGCTGTCTTGCCCTTTTTCCCAGCGACGACCCCAGGATCATTCTCTACGCGGCGATACATAAACCCAAAGGTCCGTCGACTTTTGGCGGTCGCATAGCCGCTCCCCTGGTGGGAAAAGCCGCTGAAGAGGTTATCCGGCACCTGGGGATCCCCCGGGAAGGAGACAGACAGATAGACCATCCCGGCAGGGTCCAGATAAATGTTCCCTCTCCCCTACGCATAACAGACACCCTGCCGGATTTAACGGGCAGGCCCAAACGGGACCTGCTTCCCCTGTATAAGATCCCGGGGGCTGTAATTGAGATTCGCGGAGAGGGATGGGTCAGCGGACAGTCCCCGGCCCCCGGTACACCCATACGCGAAGGTATGCATATTGTGGTGGAGCTTGAATAA
- a CDS encoding motility associated factor glycosyltransferase family protein, with amino-acid sequence MFESNIRSLCSMWPGFRREIADKYAPHPAVRIIPTETGESALSLEGRFLSTRRDPVREAERIIEARFPAAPDIAVFLHFGLGYELEAFFRRYPDTPVILLEPDIPLFMTALDARDFSRLFRKKGLVLLLDTPPSSLATVLNDRCNDTVELFPIKSIARLHPDYLEALNEWFHRFQSRREINRNTLKRFGRVWVRNLLSNLQVLAEAVPLGELEGILDGRPCLVLAAGPSLDTLSDHIHELRKRMVLVAVDTSAAWCRQRNIQPDFLVVVDPQYWNTRHLDPVDREQILVSESSTHPAVFRRIDGPRFFCSSLFPLGSFLEKDLDIHGNLGAGGSVSTTAWDLARFLGAGKIFCAGLDLGYPDNRTHYSGSLFEELSHIWSCRTNPSMTQHFRYIRDGSPLTTESNSGEPVLSDRRLSLYRWWFENRMSEPESPETFTLSRKGVLIRGMEHAGPLELLKLPEIRNELDMLLPGKDYRSLRGNPDTSAVIIKGLTELDTSLMEMEILCRRALDALDNPAGSRSELLAALGTLDAEIMANPAKDIAGFLLDAEPEASEDPLVASRKVYTSILDSVLYHREHLQRARGMISTGP; translated from the coding sequence ATGTTTGAATCCAACATCCGCAGCCTCTGCAGTATGTGGCCGGGTTTTCGAAGAGAGATTGCAGACAAATACGCTCCACACCCCGCTGTACGGATCATTCCCACCGAAACGGGGGAATCAGCCTTAAGCCTCGAAGGCCGCTTCCTCAGCACCCGGAGAGACCCGGTCCGGGAAGCGGAAAGGATAATAGAGGCCCGTTTTCCCGCCGCCCCCGATATTGCGGTATTTCTCCACTTTGGTCTCGGCTACGAACTGGAGGCTTTCTTTCGACGATATCCCGATACCCCCGTTATTCTGCTGGAACCCGATATTCCCCTCTTCATGACAGCCCTTGACGCCAGGGATTTCAGTAGGCTTTTCAGAAAGAAAGGTCTCGTACTGCTTCTTGATACCCCCCCCTCTTCTCTGGCGACTGTTCTGAACGACCGCTGCAACGATACAGTGGAGCTGTTTCCCATAAAGAGCATAGCCAGGCTCCACCCCGACTATCTGGAGGCTTTGAACGAATGGTTTCACCGCTTTCAGTCCCGAAGGGAGATAAACAGAAACACCCTGAAACGCTTCGGCCGCGTCTGGGTCCGCAACCTCCTCTCGAATCTGCAGGTTCTGGCGGAAGCCGTCCCCCTGGGGGAGCTTGAGGGAATATTGGACGGACGGCCCTGTCTCGTTCTTGCAGCGGGCCCCAGCCTGGATACCTTGTCCGATCATATCCACGAACTCAGAAAGAGAATGGTCCTTGTGGCGGTGGACACCTCAGCTGCATGGTGCAGACAGCGGAATATTCAGCCGGATTTTCTTGTGGTTGTGGACCCCCAGTACTGGAACACACGGCATCTTGATCCCGTGGACCGGGAACAGATACTGGTATCAGAATCATCCACCCATCCCGCCGTATTCAGAAGAATCGACGGACCCCGTTTTTTCTGTTCCTCTCTTTTCCCTCTGGGAAGCTTTCTGGAAAAGGACCTCGACATCCACGGGAACCTCGGGGCCGGGGGATCCGTTTCAACCACGGCCTGGGATCTTGCGCGCTTTCTCGGCGCTGGAAAAATCTTCTGCGCCGGTCTGGATCTCGGTTATCCCGACAACCGAACCCATTATTCCGGGAGTCTCTTCGAAGAGCTCTCCCATATCTGGTCCTGCCGTACGAACCCCTCCATGACACAGCATTTTCGTTACATCCGGGATGGAAGCCCCTTAACAACCGAGTCCAATTCCGGGGAACCGGTTTTAAGCGACAGACGGCTCTCCCTGTATCGATGGTGGTTCGAGAACCGGATGAGTGAACCCGAATCCCCCGAGACCTTCACCCTGTCCCGGAAGGGGGTTCTGATCCGGGGAATGGAACATGCCGGCCCCCTGGAACTTCTGAAACTTCCGGAGATTCGGAATGAACTCGACATGCTTCTTCCCGGAAAGGATTACCGAAGCCTGCGGGGAAATCCTGATACATCTGCAGTAATTATCAAGGGCCTGACCGAGCTGGATACGTCCCTCATGGAGATGGAAATCCTCTGCCGCCGGGCGCTGGACGCCCTGGATAATCCCGCCGGCAGCCGCTCGGAACTGCTGGCTGCCCTCGGAACGCTGGACGCGGAAATCATGGCAAATCCGGCCAAGGATATAGCCGGTTTCCTCCTTGATGCCGAGCCTGAGGCATCGGAAGATCCCCTCGTGGCTTCCAGAAAAGTCTACACATCTATTCTTGATTCGGTGCTGTATCACCGGGAACATCTTCAGCGGGCCCGGGGAATGATCAGTACCGGACCCT